A stretch of Gossypium hirsutum isolate 1008001.06 chromosome A06, Gossypium_hirsutum_v2.1, whole genome shotgun sequence DNA encodes these proteins:
- the LOC107942926 gene encoding homeobox-leucine zipper protein ATHB-8 isoform X4: MNKLLMEENDRLQKQVSQLVYENNYFRQQTQNTTLATTDTSCESVVTSGKHHLTPQHPPRDASPTGLLYIAEETLTEFLSKATGTAVEWVQMPGMKPGSDSIGIVAISHGCSGVAARACRLVGLDPTRVTEILKDRPSWYRDCRAVDVTNVLSTGNGGTIELLYMQTSGDFQGNNRPHV, translated from the exons ATGAATAAACTGTTGATGGAGGAGAATGATAGGTTACAAAAGCAAGTTTCACAGCTTGTTTATGAAAACAACTATTTCCGCCAACAGACTCAAAAT ACGACTTTAGCTACCACGGATACAAGTTGTGAATCAGTAGTGACGAGCGGTAAACACCATTTGACTCCTCAACATCCGCCAAGGGATGCCAGCCCTACAGG ACTTTTGTACATTGCAGAGGAAACTTTAACAGAGTTTCTTTCAAAGGCCACTGGAACTGCTGTCGAGTGGGTCCAAATGCCTGGGATGAAG CCTGGTTCGGATTCTATTGGAATCGTTGCTATTTCTCATGGTTGCAGTGGTGTGGCAGCACGTGCATGCAGACTTGTGGGACTGGATCCTACAAGA GTCACTGAAATCCTTAAAGATCGGCCTTCATGGTATCGTGATTGCCGAGCTGTGGATGTTACAAACGTGTTGTCCACTGGAAATGGTGGAACCATTGAACTGCTTTATATGCAG
- the LOC107942927 gene encoding E3 ubiquitin ligase PQT3-like isoform X2, giving the protein MSVHFKFRSSRNYDSIDIGGQPSISVRDLKSSIVQNKKLNLCQDFDLLFSDPISGQEYVHEDFQIPCGSSVIIKRVPAGAHLGSCKVFATPDEKMSKTSHLQNAETVNFDDFGAEICPVTEGNLSCNIEDRFCIDDEDTHFKLKSCTKQPVVECQKIEGSDISEAVPQGQILPGTKSKADIELNAKLSTFLAMQPSDFPSELKCSLCGTFFKEAVLIPCCQHSFCEKCILHVLVEKARCPKCFSTKCKVEDLLPNLSLRQATERFLKSQIVVNNSENALDRYAPDGESGIQVKDVSCAVSVIQRGAKRGSNQVHAESIGGTSSHVNGNRFLKDKISKMPAHKLPKDLEGFDDFQGENQPTNEEAESYVKKKRTLWVDTADAEMIYVEMARLKKGDRVCYMCGSPGHLRRDCPAVSSPHPMLQRGNAVFPGALPGYVSPYWNGPYYPPIRPFANPYDPSGMMSFNTTVIPAAPFHVPTYMPSMFGASRASGGFTRIGGLDTAMKKNIDHQLCPSGLDGQYYDKKHQNTSENVMRKLLYDENDGKRWRYDEAERAYEKKIYPERGRTASYSEDSFNKNSLMKNWNSHIVDDEDVYSNDGRDYRSSQVAGQNLMPYHHSGRSRSKDDDIPSISSCQSWERHNEHGHRSSRKRNDRREHCYSDSTWTYYPTNRERDSKRKTVKHDAQKHYNHSESSSEPPYHSTDQKKKRERDSSRSSRHSKHKAKPACDELIHDRWQMSSCRSDEENQEKCHYNKRKRCTKTSNKSDV; this is encoded by the exons ATGTCGGTCCACTTCAAATTCAGAAGCTCGCGCAATTACGATTCGATCGACATTGGAGGCCAGCCTTCGATTTCCGTTCGTGATCTCAAATCCAGTATCGTCCAAAACAAGAAACTTAATCTTTGCCAAGATTTCGATCTTCTCTTCTCCGATCCTATCTCCGGTCAAG AGTACGTGCATGAAGATTTTCAAATTCCTTGTGGCTCGAGTGTGATCATAAAGAGAGTTCCTGCAGG GGCACACTTAGGCTCATGCAAAGTTTTTGCTACCCCGGATGAGAAAATGAGCAAAACCTCTCATCTTCAG AATGCTGAAACTGTCAACTTTGATGACTTTGGAGCAGAAATATGCCCTGTAACTGAGGGGAACTTATCTTGCAATATTGAGGACAGATTTTGTATTGATGATGAGGACACTCATTTCAAATTAAAAAG TTGCACCAAGCAACCTGTGGTAGAATGTCAAAAAATTGAAGGGAGTGACATAAGTGAGGCTGTTCCACAAG GTCAGATTTTGCCAGGAACAAAATCAAAAGCAGATATTGAGTTGAATGCTAAACTTTCTAC TTTTCTTGCAATGCAACCTTCTGATTTCCCGTCAGAGCTGAAATGCTCTCTTTGCGGCACATTTTTTAAGGAGGCTGTACTGATACCCTGCTGCCAGCACAGTTTCTGTGAGAAAT GCATTCTTCATGTGCTGGTTGAGAAGGCAAGGTGTCCCAAATGCTTTTCTACAAAATGCAAAGTGGAAGATTTGTTGCCAAATCTGTCACTGAGGCAAGCCACTGAGCGATTCCTGAAGTCCCAAATTGTTGTTAACAATTCAGAAAATGCTTTAGATAGATATGCTCCAG ATGGAGAATCTGGAATTCAAGTGAAAGATGTTTCTTGTGCCGTTTCTGTCATTCAAAGAGGAGCAAAGCGGGGCTCCAATCAGGTGCATGCTGAATCGATAGGTGGCACTAGTTCCCATGTCAATGGTAATCGTTTTCTGAAAGATAAAATCTCTAAAATGCCTGCGCACAAACTACCTAAGGATCTGGAAGGTTTTGATGATTTCCAGGGGGAAAACCAGCCCACTAATGAGGAAG CTGAATCCTATGTCAAGAAGAAGAGGACATTGTGGGTTGACACTGCAG ATGCAGAGATGATTTATGTGGAGATGGCAAGACTAAAAaag GGGGACCGTGTTTGCTACATGTGTGGTTCACCTGGTCATTTGAGGAGAGATTGCCCGGCTGTTTCTAGTCCTCATCCTATGCTTCAAAGAG GAAATGCCGTCTTTCCAGGAGCACTGCCTGGTTATGTATCACCATATTGGAATGGGCCGTACTATCCCCCTATAAGGCCTTTTGCAAACCCATATGACCCATCTGGAATGATGTCCTTTAACACAACAGTGATTCCTGCTGCTCCGTTTCATGTTCCCACGTATATGCCATCTATGTTTGGTGCATCACGTGCATCTGG GGGATTTACAAGGATTGGAGGCTTAGATACTGCAATGAAGAAAAATATAGATCACCAATTATGTCCTTCAGGGTTGGATGGTCAATATTATGATAAGAAACACCAGAATACAAGTGAGAATGTCATGAG GAAGCTACTCTATGATGAGAATGATGGTAAAAGATGGCGCTATGATGAGGCAGAAAGAGCatatgagaaaaaaatttatcCTGAGAGGGGAAGGACTGCAAGCTACTCTGAAGACAGCTTTAACAAAAATTCACTGATGAAAAATTGGAATTCCCATATTGTCGATGATGAAGATGTTTATTCTAATGATGGAAGGGACTATAGAAGTTCTCAAGTTGCTGGTCAAAATCTAATGCCCTATCATCACTCAGGGAGATCAAGATCAAAAGATGATGATATACCCAGTATCTCCAGCTGTCAGTCTTGGGAAAGGCATAATGAGCATGGTCATAGGAGCTCCAGAAAGCGCAATGATCGAAGAGAGCACTGTTACAGTGATTCTACTTGGACCTACTACCCAACGAATAGAGAGAGAGATTCTAAAAGAAAAACAGTTAAGCATGATGCTCAGAAACACTACAATCATTCTGAATCCAGCTCGGAACCACCATATCATTCCACTGACcagaaaaagaagagagagagagattctAGCCGAAGTTCCAGGCATTCTAAGCATAAAGCAAAACCAGCTTGTGATGAATTGATTCATGATAGGTGGCAGATGAGTAGCTGCAGGTCAGATGAAGAGAATCAAGAGAAGTGTCactataataaaagaaaaaggtgtACTAAAACAAGCAACAAGTCTGATGTTTGA
- the LOC107942927 gene encoding E3 ubiquitin ligase PQT3-like isoform X1, with the protein MSVHFKFRSSRNYDSIDIGGQPSISVRDLKSSIVQNKKLNLCQDFDLLFSDPISGQEYVHEDFQIPCGSSVIIKRVPAGAHLGSCKVFATPDEKMSKTSHLQNAETVNFDDFGAEICPVTEGNLSCNIEDRFCIDDEDTHFKLKSCTKQPVVECQKIEGSDISEAVPQGQILPGTKSKADIELNAKLSTFLAMQPSDFPSELKCSLCGTFFKEAVLIPCCQHSFCEKCILHVLVEKARCPKCFSTKCKVEDLLPNLSLRQATERFLKSQIVVNNSENALDRYAPDGESGIQVKDVSCAVSVIQRGAKRGSNQVHAESIGGTSSHVNGNRFLKDKISKMPAHKLPKDLEGFDDFQGENQPTNEEVTAESYVKKKRTLWVDTADAEMIYVEMARLKKGDRVCYMCGSPGHLRRDCPAVSSPHPMLQRGNAVFPGALPGYVSPYWNGPYYPPIRPFANPYDPSGMMSFNTTVIPAAPFHVPTYMPSMFGASRASGGFTRIGGLDTAMKKNIDHQLCPSGLDGQYYDKKHQNTSENVMRKLLYDENDGKRWRYDEAERAYEKKIYPERGRTASYSEDSFNKNSLMKNWNSHIVDDEDVYSNDGRDYRSSQVAGQNLMPYHHSGRSRSKDDDIPSISSCQSWERHNEHGHRSSRKRNDRREHCYSDSTWTYYPTNRERDSKRKTVKHDAQKHYNHSESSSEPPYHSTDQKKKRERDSSRSSRHSKHKAKPACDELIHDRWQMSSCRSDEENQEKCHYNKRKRCTKTSNKSDV; encoded by the exons ATGTCGGTCCACTTCAAATTCAGAAGCTCGCGCAATTACGATTCGATCGACATTGGAGGCCAGCCTTCGATTTCCGTTCGTGATCTCAAATCCAGTATCGTCCAAAACAAGAAACTTAATCTTTGCCAAGATTTCGATCTTCTCTTCTCCGATCCTATCTCCGGTCAAG AGTACGTGCATGAAGATTTTCAAATTCCTTGTGGCTCGAGTGTGATCATAAAGAGAGTTCCTGCAGG GGCACACTTAGGCTCATGCAAAGTTTTTGCTACCCCGGATGAGAAAATGAGCAAAACCTCTCATCTTCAG AATGCTGAAACTGTCAACTTTGATGACTTTGGAGCAGAAATATGCCCTGTAACTGAGGGGAACTTATCTTGCAATATTGAGGACAGATTTTGTATTGATGATGAGGACACTCATTTCAAATTAAAAAG TTGCACCAAGCAACCTGTGGTAGAATGTCAAAAAATTGAAGGGAGTGACATAAGTGAGGCTGTTCCACAAG GTCAGATTTTGCCAGGAACAAAATCAAAAGCAGATATTGAGTTGAATGCTAAACTTTCTAC TTTTCTTGCAATGCAACCTTCTGATTTCCCGTCAGAGCTGAAATGCTCTCTTTGCGGCACATTTTTTAAGGAGGCTGTACTGATACCCTGCTGCCAGCACAGTTTCTGTGAGAAAT GCATTCTTCATGTGCTGGTTGAGAAGGCAAGGTGTCCCAAATGCTTTTCTACAAAATGCAAAGTGGAAGATTTGTTGCCAAATCTGTCACTGAGGCAAGCCACTGAGCGATTCCTGAAGTCCCAAATTGTTGTTAACAATTCAGAAAATGCTTTAGATAGATATGCTCCAG ATGGAGAATCTGGAATTCAAGTGAAAGATGTTTCTTGTGCCGTTTCTGTCATTCAAAGAGGAGCAAAGCGGGGCTCCAATCAGGTGCATGCTGAATCGATAGGTGGCACTAGTTCCCATGTCAATGGTAATCGTTTTCTGAAAGATAAAATCTCTAAAATGCCTGCGCACAAACTACCTAAGGATCTGGAAGGTTTTGATGATTTCCAGGGGGAAAACCAGCCCACTAATGAGGAAG TTACAGCTGAATCCTATGTCAAGAAGAAGAGGACATTGTGGGTTGACACTGCAG ATGCAGAGATGATTTATGTGGAGATGGCAAGACTAAAAaag GGGGACCGTGTTTGCTACATGTGTGGTTCACCTGGTCATTTGAGGAGAGATTGCCCGGCTGTTTCTAGTCCTCATCCTATGCTTCAAAGAG GAAATGCCGTCTTTCCAGGAGCACTGCCTGGTTATGTATCACCATATTGGAATGGGCCGTACTATCCCCCTATAAGGCCTTTTGCAAACCCATATGACCCATCTGGAATGATGTCCTTTAACACAACAGTGATTCCTGCTGCTCCGTTTCATGTTCCCACGTATATGCCATCTATGTTTGGTGCATCACGTGCATCTGG GGGATTTACAAGGATTGGAGGCTTAGATACTGCAATGAAGAAAAATATAGATCACCAATTATGTCCTTCAGGGTTGGATGGTCAATATTATGATAAGAAACACCAGAATACAAGTGAGAATGTCATGAG GAAGCTACTCTATGATGAGAATGATGGTAAAAGATGGCGCTATGATGAGGCAGAAAGAGCatatgagaaaaaaatttatcCTGAGAGGGGAAGGACTGCAAGCTACTCTGAAGACAGCTTTAACAAAAATTCACTGATGAAAAATTGGAATTCCCATATTGTCGATGATGAAGATGTTTATTCTAATGATGGAAGGGACTATAGAAGTTCTCAAGTTGCTGGTCAAAATCTAATGCCCTATCATCACTCAGGGAGATCAAGATCAAAAGATGATGATATACCCAGTATCTCCAGCTGTCAGTCTTGGGAAAGGCATAATGAGCATGGTCATAGGAGCTCCAGAAAGCGCAATGATCGAAGAGAGCACTGTTACAGTGATTCTACTTGGACCTACTACCCAACGAATAGAGAGAGAGATTCTAAAAGAAAAACAGTTAAGCATGATGCTCAGAAACACTACAATCATTCTGAATCCAGCTCGGAACCACCATATCATTCCACTGACcagaaaaagaagagagagagagattctAGCCGAAGTTCCAGGCATTCTAAGCATAAAGCAAAACCAGCTTGTGATGAATTGATTCATGATAGGTGGCAGATGAGTAGCTGCAGGTCAGATGAAGAGAATCAAGAGAAGTGTCactataataaaagaaaaaggtgtACTAAAACAAGCAACAAGTCTGATGTTTGA
- the LOC107942927 gene encoding E3 ubiquitin ligase PQT3-like isoform X3 has protein sequence MSVHFKFRSSRNYDSIDIGGQPSISVRDLKSSIVQNKKLNLCQDFDLLFSDPISGQEYVHEDFQIPCGSSVIIKRVPAGAHLGSCKVFATPDEKMSKTSHLQNAETVNFDDFGAEICPVTEGNLSCNIEDRFCIDDEDTHFKLKSCTKQPVVECQKIEGSDISEAVPQGQILPGTKSKADIELNAKLSTFLAMQPSDFPSELKCSLCGTFFKEAVLIPCCQHSFCEKCILHVLVEKARCPKCFSTKCKVEDLLPNLSLRQATERFLKSQIVVNNSENALDRYAPDGESGIQVKDVSCAVSVIQRGAKRGSNQVHAESIGGTSSHVNGNRFLKDKISKMPAHKLPKDLEGFDDFQGENQPTNEEVTAESYVKKKRTLWVDTADAEMIYVEMARLKKGDRVCYMCGSPGHLRRDCPAVSSPHPMLQRGNAVFPGALPGYVSPYWNGPYYPPIRPFANPYDPSGMMSFNTTVIPAAPFHVPTYMPSMFGASRASGIGGLDTAMKKNIDHQLCPSGLDGQYYDKKHQNTSENVMRKLLYDENDGKRWRYDEAERAYEKKIYPERGRTASYSEDSFNKNSLMKNWNSHIVDDEDVYSNDGRDYRSSQVAGQNLMPYHHSGRSRSKDDDIPSISSCQSWERHNEHGHRSSRKRNDRREHCYSDSTWTYYPTNRERDSKRKTVKHDAQKHYNHSESSSEPPYHSTDQKKKRERDSSRSSRHSKHKAKPACDELIHDRWQMSSCRSDEENQEKCHYNKRKRCTKTSNKSDV, from the exons ATGTCGGTCCACTTCAAATTCAGAAGCTCGCGCAATTACGATTCGATCGACATTGGAGGCCAGCCTTCGATTTCCGTTCGTGATCTCAAATCCAGTATCGTCCAAAACAAGAAACTTAATCTTTGCCAAGATTTCGATCTTCTCTTCTCCGATCCTATCTCCGGTCAAG AGTACGTGCATGAAGATTTTCAAATTCCTTGTGGCTCGAGTGTGATCATAAAGAGAGTTCCTGCAGG GGCACACTTAGGCTCATGCAAAGTTTTTGCTACCCCGGATGAGAAAATGAGCAAAACCTCTCATCTTCAG AATGCTGAAACTGTCAACTTTGATGACTTTGGAGCAGAAATATGCCCTGTAACTGAGGGGAACTTATCTTGCAATATTGAGGACAGATTTTGTATTGATGATGAGGACACTCATTTCAAATTAAAAAG TTGCACCAAGCAACCTGTGGTAGAATGTCAAAAAATTGAAGGGAGTGACATAAGTGAGGCTGTTCCACAAG GTCAGATTTTGCCAGGAACAAAATCAAAAGCAGATATTGAGTTGAATGCTAAACTTTCTAC TTTTCTTGCAATGCAACCTTCTGATTTCCCGTCAGAGCTGAAATGCTCTCTTTGCGGCACATTTTTTAAGGAGGCTGTACTGATACCCTGCTGCCAGCACAGTTTCTGTGAGAAAT GCATTCTTCATGTGCTGGTTGAGAAGGCAAGGTGTCCCAAATGCTTTTCTACAAAATGCAAAGTGGAAGATTTGTTGCCAAATCTGTCACTGAGGCAAGCCACTGAGCGATTCCTGAAGTCCCAAATTGTTGTTAACAATTCAGAAAATGCTTTAGATAGATATGCTCCAG ATGGAGAATCTGGAATTCAAGTGAAAGATGTTTCTTGTGCCGTTTCTGTCATTCAAAGAGGAGCAAAGCGGGGCTCCAATCAGGTGCATGCTGAATCGATAGGTGGCACTAGTTCCCATGTCAATGGTAATCGTTTTCTGAAAGATAAAATCTCTAAAATGCCTGCGCACAAACTACCTAAGGATCTGGAAGGTTTTGATGATTTCCAGGGGGAAAACCAGCCCACTAATGAGGAAG TTACAGCTGAATCCTATGTCAAGAAGAAGAGGACATTGTGGGTTGACACTGCAG ATGCAGAGATGATTTATGTGGAGATGGCAAGACTAAAAaag GGGGACCGTGTTTGCTACATGTGTGGTTCACCTGGTCATTTGAGGAGAGATTGCCCGGCTGTTTCTAGTCCTCATCCTATGCTTCAAAGAG GAAATGCCGTCTTTCCAGGAGCACTGCCTGGTTATGTATCACCATATTGGAATGGGCCGTACTATCCCCCTATAAGGCCTTTTGCAAACCCATATGACCCATCTGGAATGATGTCCTTTAACACAACAGTGATTCCTGCTGCTCCGTTTCATGTTCCCACGTATATGCCATCTATGTTTGGTGCATCACGTGCATCTGG GATTGGAGGCTTAGATACTGCAATGAAGAAAAATATAGATCACCAATTATGTCCTTCAGGGTTGGATGGTCAATATTATGATAAGAAACACCAGAATACAAGTGAGAATGTCATGAG GAAGCTACTCTATGATGAGAATGATGGTAAAAGATGGCGCTATGATGAGGCAGAAAGAGCatatgagaaaaaaatttatcCTGAGAGGGGAAGGACTGCAAGCTACTCTGAAGACAGCTTTAACAAAAATTCACTGATGAAAAATTGGAATTCCCATATTGTCGATGATGAAGATGTTTATTCTAATGATGGAAGGGACTATAGAAGTTCTCAAGTTGCTGGTCAAAATCTAATGCCCTATCATCACTCAGGGAGATCAAGATCAAAAGATGATGATATACCCAGTATCTCCAGCTGTCAGTCTTGGGAAAGGCATAATGAGCATGGTCATAGGAGCTCCAGAAAGCGCAATGATCGAAGAGAGCACTGTTACAGTGATTCTACTTGGACCTACTACCCAACGAATAGAGAGAGAGATTCTAAAAGAAAAACAGTTAAGCATGATGCTCAGAAACACTACAATCATTCTGAATCCAGCTCGGAACCACCATATCATTCCACTGACcagaaaaagaagagagagagagattctAGCCGAAGTTCCAGGCATTCTAAGCATAAAGCAAAACCAGCTTGTGATGAATTGATTCATGATAGGTGGCAGATGAGTAGCTGCAGGTCAGATGAAGAGAATCAAGAGAAGTGTCactataataaaagaaaaaggtgtACTAAAACAAGCAACAAGTCTGATGTTTGA